A region from the Prevotella melaninogenica genome encodes:
- the lipA gene encoding lipoyl synthase: MKYILLPKPDTIHQLPFYFAVEEYVARHYTDDDYFIGWRVRPTVMLGRNQLIDNEVNTDYCKEHKIDIFRRKSGGGCIYADTGCIQFSYISRAVNANEAFAQYMQRMADLLQGLKIDAKLSGRNDILIDNTKVSGCAFYQLTNRSVLHNSLLFDTQLDHLSNALTPAKEKLQSKGVKSVRQRVTNVADYTQQDILTFMDYVRQEMCGTEVLELTEDDMKGVSEIEKELVSDEFVYGKNPKYSLVRKHRFEGVGTLEAHIELKNNVIVSINLVGDYFLLGDIDHDFLSLLKGCAFTREAVEERLQNIDLSTIIRGLKPRQFLRLLFGREPHVMKPEWLKIDLTSKKSTGETAGILAKHHLNTICTSGLCPNRSECWMARTATLMIGGDICTRKCRFCNTLSGRPRRLNPDEPRHVAESVKALKLRYAVITSVDRDDLPDYGAAHWVKTIEEIRRMNPDTKIELLIPDFMGKVELIRQVMATRPHVAGHNMETVRRLTPSVRSVARYERSLDVLREITNCGITAKTGFMLGLGETHEEILETMDDILATGCQRLTLGQYLQPTAQHLPVKAYITPERFAEYKKIALEKGFKHVVSGPLVRSSYHAAEGL; the protein is encoded by the coding sequence ATGAAATATATCCTACTACCTAAACCAGATACGATCCATCAACTGCCTTTCTACTTTGCTGTGGAAGAATATGTAGCACGCCACTACACCGACGATGATTATTTCATAGGATGGCGTGTGCGTCCAACGGTGATGTTGGGACGCAACCAACTAATTGACAATGAGGTAAACACCGACTACTGCAAAGAACACAAGATTGATATTTTCAGACGGAAAAGCGGTGGCGGATGTATCTATGCCGACACAGGCTGTATCCAGTTTTCTTATATATCTCGTGCAGTCAATGCCAATGAAGCCTTCGCTCAATATATGCAACGGATGGCAGATTTGCTGCAAGGACTGAAGATTGACGCAAAGCTTTCGGGACGTAATGACATTCTCATAGACAACACAAAGGTGTCAGGCTGCGCCTTCTATCAGCTCACAAACCGAAGTGTACTGCATAACTCCCTACTCTTTGACACCCAACTTGACCACCTTTCTAATGCGCTCACACCAGCAAAGGAGAAGCTACAGAGCAAAGGTGTGAAATCTGTCAGACAGCGGGTTACAAACGTAGCAGACTATACACAGCAGGACATCTTAACATTCATGGATTATGTACGACAAGAAATGTGCGGTACGGAGGTTTTAGAACTAACGGAAGACGATATGAAAGGGGTGTCTGAGATTGAAAAAGAATTAGTCTCCGATGAGTTTGTTTATGGGAAAAATCCGAAATACTCTCTCGTTCGTAAACATCGCTTTGAAGGTGTCGGGACATTAGAGGCGCATATAGAACTGAAGAACAACGTCATTGTAAGTATCAACTTAGTCGGCGATTACTTTCTTCTTGGCGACATCGACCACGATTTCCTCAGCCTACTAAAGGGCTGTGCGTTCACAAGAGAGGCTGTTGAAGAAAGATTACAAAACATAGACCTATCCACAATTATCCGTGGTCTAAAGCCACGACAATTCTTACGTTTGCTCTTTGGACGTGAGCCACACGTGATGAAACCAGAGTGGTTGAAGATTGATCTCACATCGAAGAAGTCAACTGGTGAGACTGCGGGCATTCTTGCAAAGCATCATCTGAACACTATCTGCACGAGCGGTCTCTGTCCAAATCGTTCGGAATGCTGGATGGCACGCACAGCAACTTTGATGATTGGAGGTGACATCTGCACCCGAAAGTGTCGCTTCTGTAATACGCTAAGTGGTCGCCCCAGACGACTCAACCCTGACGAACCACGTCATGTAGCAGAGTCGGTGAAGGCACTCAAACTGCGTTATGCCGTCATCACATCCGTTGACCGTGACGACCTGCCCGACTATGGTGCAGCGCATTGGGTAAAAACCATCGAAGAGATTCGTCGAATGAATCCTGACACAAAGATAGAACTGTTAATCCCTGACTTTATGGGTAAGGTTGAACTCATACGACAAGTAATGGCAACACGTCCACACGTAGCAGGACATAATATGGAAACCGTGCGTCGGCTCACGCCATCCGTACGCTCCGTGGCACGCTATGAGCGTAGTTTAGACGTGCTACGAGAGATTACGAACTGTGGCATCACAGCCAAGACCGGCTTCATGCTTGGCTTAGGTGAGACACATGAAGAAATCTTAGAGACCATGGATGACATCCTTGCGACAGGCTGCCAACGTCTTACACTCGGACAATATCTCCAACCTACTGCGCAACATCTTCCTGTCAAGGCTTATATCACCCCCGAAAGGTTTGCAGAGTATAAAAAGATAGCATTAGAAAAAGGTTTTAAGCACGTGGTGAGCGGTCCACTTGTCCGCTCGTCCTATCATGCCGCAGAGGGTCTTTAA
- a CDS encoding OmpA family protein gives MKKLLIVLALAGVSMTSFAQDEVLTEKYSVATNSFWSNWFVQLGVDWNAWYSNQEHGRDAAISPLKDFRSKPGAAFAIGKWFTPGIGLRTKIQGLWGKRVGADNNPASQLDNSNKYWIAQEQVMFNLSNLLCGYNENRVWNLVPFAGAGFGRSMSANRYAMGLSAGVQSSWKVSKGMRVYLEAGWNRYEGDLDGAAYASNEYRGWESHDNNLYAEVGLSFNLGKGTWKKTPDIETLNVQHQAALDALNARLQDAEEENARLRNELANQKPVETVSESVKQLVTTPVSVFFEINQSTIASQKDLVNVQALAKYAKDNNNNLLVTGYADSATGSAAYNQKLSERRASVVANELVKMGVENNKITTVGKGGVETLSPISFNRRVTVQIAE, from the coding sequence ATGAAAAAGTTATTGATAGTTTTGGCGTTGGCTGGTGTGTCTATGACCAGTTTTGCCCAAGATGAAGTTCTCACTGAGAAGTACAGTGTTGCTACAAACTCGTTCTGGAGCAACTGGTTTGTACAGCTCGGTGTAGACTGGAACGCATGGTATTCTAACCAAGAGCATGGTCGTGATGCTGCAATCAGTCCTTTGAAGGACTTCCGTTCAAAGCCGGGTGCAGCTTTCGCCATTGGTAAGTGGTTCACACCTGGTATTGGTCTTCGTACAAAGATACAAGGTCTTTGGGGGAAGCGTGTAGGTGCTGACAACAATCCTGCTTCTCAACTGGATAATAGCAATAAGTATTGGATTGCGCAGGAGCAGGTAATGTTTAACCTGAGCAACCTCCTCTGTGGTTACAATGAGAACCGTGTATGGAACCTTGTTCCGTTTGCTGGTGCTGGTTTTGGTCGTTCTATGTCAGCTAACCGTTATGCTATGGGTTTGAGCGCAGGTGTTCAGTCTTCTTGGAAAGTGAGTAAGGGAATGCGTGTTTACCTTGAAGCAGGATGGAATCGCTATGAGGGAGACCTTGATGGTGCAGCCTATGCGAGTAATGAGTATCGTGGATGGGAATCACACGATAATAACCTTTATGCGGAAGTTGGTTTGAGCTTCAATCTCGGTAAGGGCACTTGGAAGAAGACTCCCGACATAGAAACTCTCAATGTACAGCATCAGGCAGCACTCGATGCACTGAATGCACGCCTTCAGGATGCAGAAGAAGAGAATGCACGTCTTCGCAACGAATTGGCAAATCAGAAACCAGTTGAGACTGTTTCTGAGTCAGTGAAGCAGTTGGTGACAACTCCTGTTTCAGTCTTCTTCGAGATCAACCAGTCTACGATTGCTTCTCAGAAAGACCTCGTAAACGTACAGGCACTTGCTAAGTATGCTAAGGATAATAATAATAACCTCCTTGTGACGGGTTATGCTGACAGTGCAACAGGTTCTGCTGCTTACAATCAGAAGTTATCTGAGCGTCGTGCATCTGTTGTTGCTAACGAGCTTGTTAAGATGGGTGTTGAGAACAACAAGATTACAACTGTTGGTAAGGGTGGAGTAGAAACCTTGTCTCCAATCTCTTTCAACCGCCGTGTAACGGTGCAGATTGCAGAATAA
- a CDS encoding cation:proton antiporter, with protein sequence MLNLSQYFPITDPTLIFFVVLLMILLSPIIMGRLRIPHIIGMVLAGVLVGKYGLNILGRDASFELFGRVGLFYIMFLAGLEMDMEGLKKNRNRVVVFGLLTFLVPFTMTYFMGVGLLGYIPLASLLLAAIMASNTLIAYPIVGRYGLTRHTSSTLSVGSSMMALFMALIVMASIVNSFHGNGGILFWLLFILKFVAYCVGLIMVIPRVTRWFLRRYSDAVMQFIFILAIVFLSAALSDAVGLEGIFGAFMSGLILNRFVPKVSPLMNRIEFTGNALFIPYFLIGVGMLINVRLLFAGSKILWVVFCIVFFGTLGKAVAAYLAARIFRMSWLAGHMMFGLTSAHAAGAIAMVMVGRRLEIAPRQYLFGDEVLNGIVIMILFTCVISTVITERAAQRLRLQEKDDMDLMKDLDDEKILIPVKYPEYSDNLVTMATLMRNPRLKRELVALNVVYDDVNMLHNQAEGQRLLTHLCDLASASDVPMTTQVRIAANIANGIKHAFKEFQASEILMGLHFHKEISRSFWGEFTRSLYNGLSRQIIVTRILQPLNTIRRIQVAIPSRAEFEPGFYRWLERLARMAGNLECRIIFHGRKDTLVLVNEFIRNRFPSVRAEYEEMNHWNELPMLGSKVREDHLFVIVTARKGTISYKTAMERLPEELNKCVKGKTIMIIFPDQYGNRMDDMTFAQPQHTEERSAYEAVREWIHNKV encoded by the coding sequence ATGTTGAATTTATCTCAATATTTCCCGATAACCGACCCGACATTGATTTTCTTTGTTGTACTGCTGATGATATTGCTTTCGCCTATCATAATGGGACGACTGCGCATTCCACATATCATTGGAATGGTACTGGCGGGTGTTCTTGTCGGTAAGTATGGGCTGAATATCCTTGGTCGTGATGCTTCGTTTGAACTTTTTGGGCGTGTAGGACTATTTTATATCATGTTCCTTGCAGGTCTGGAAATGGATATGGAGGGACTGAAGAAAAACCGAAATAGGGTGGTGGTCTTCGGGTTGTTAACCTTCCTCGTCCCCTTTACAATGACCTATTTTATGGGAGTCGGTCTTTTGGGGTACATCCCTTTGGCATCACTGCTACTCGCAGCAATCATGGCATCTAATACGTTGATAGCCTATCCGATAGTAGGGCGATACGGACTGACACGGCATACAAGTTCAACGTTGAGTGTGGGTTCGTCAATGATGGCACTCTTTATGGCGTTGATAGTCATGGCATCCATTGTTAACTCGTTTCATGGGAATGGTGGTATACTCTTTTGGCTACTATTCATTCTGAAGTTTGTAGCTTATTGTGTTGGTCTTATTATGGTGATTCCACGTGTGACACGCTGGTTTCTTCGTCGCTATTCAGATGCAGTGATGCAGTTTATCTTCATCCTTGCTATCGTCTTTCTTTCGGCAGCTTTGTCTGATGCAGTAGGTTTGGAAGGAATCTTCGGAGCGTTCATGTCTGGTTTGATATTGAACCGATTTGTGCCAAAGGTATCTCCATTGATGAATCGCATAGAGTTTACGGGTAACGCTTTGTTTATTCCTTACTTCCTTATTGGCGTGGGTATGTTGATAAACGTACGCCTACTTTTTGCAGGAAGTAAGATTCTTTGGGTTGTATTCTGTATCGTATTCTTTGGTACTTTGGGTAAGGCTGTGGCTGCCTACTTGGCAGCTCGTATATTTCGTATGTCTTGGTTGGCAGGTCACATGATGTTCGGTTTGACCAGTGCCCATGCCGCTGGTGCTATTGCGATGGTAATGGTAGGGCGTAGATTGGAGATTGCTCCAAGACAGTATCTCTTTGGTGATGAGGTGTTGAATGGTATTGTTATTATGATTCTTTTCACCTGTGTCATCTCAACTGTCATTACCGAACGAGCTGCACAACGGCTTCGTTTGCAGGAGAAGGACGACATGGATTTGATGAAGGACCTCGATGATGAGAAGATACTTATACCTGTAAAGTACCCAGAGTATTCTGATAATCTTGTTACCATGGCTACGTTGATGCGTAACCCACGTTTGAAACGAGAGTTGGTGGCTTTGAATGTAGTTTATGATGATGTGAATATGCTCCATAATCAGGCGGAGGGACAGCGTTTGTTGACCCATCTCTGTGATTTGGCGAGTGCTTCAGATGTTCCAATGACAACGCAGGTACGTATTGCTGCTAATATTGCTAATGGTATCAAGCATGCTTTTAAAGAATTTCAGGCATCAGAGATTCTGATGGGATTACACTTTCATAAGGAGATAAGCCGTAGCTTTTGGGGAGAGTTCACACGAAGTCTTTATAACGGATTGAGTCGTCAGATTATCGTGACACGTATTCTCCAACCGTTGAATACAATTCGTCGAATACAAGTAGCTATCCCTTCTCGTGCTGAGTTTGAACCAGGTTTCTATCGTTGGTTAGAACGATTAGCACGTATGGCAGGTAACTTAGAGTGTCGTATCATTTTCCACGGACGTAAGGATACTTTGGTACTTGTGAATGAGTTTATCCGCAATCGTTTCCCAAGTGTAAGAGCTGAATATGAGGAGATGAACCATTGGAACGAGTTGCCTATGCTTGGTTCGAAGGTTAGAGAGGATCATCTCTTTGTCATTGTGACAGCACGCAAGGGTACGATATCCTATAAGACTGCGATGGAGAGATTGCCAGAGGAGCTGAATAAATGTGTTAAGGGCAAGACAATTATGATTATCTTTCCTGATCAGTATGGTAATCGAATGGACGATATGACCTTTGCGCAGCCACAGCATACGGAGGAACGCAGTGCATACGAGGCTG
- the mutL gene encoding DNA mismatch repair endonuclease MutL, with protein MSDIIQLLPDSVANQIAAGEVIQRPASVIKELVENSIDAGATHIDVLVVDAGRTSIQVIDDGKGMSETDARLSFERHATSKIRKADDLFSLRTMGFRGEALASIAAVAQIELKTRMASEDLGTHLSIAGSRFTGQEPCSCPVGSNFTVENLFFNVPARRKFLKSNTTELNNIITAFERIVLVYPQISFTLHSNGTELFSLRSCSYRQRIVEVFGKRLNQDLLPIDVDTSLCHIHGFVGKPESARKKAPHQYFFVNDRYMKHPYFHKAVITAFDRLIPQGEQVPYFLYFDVPAENIDVNIHPTKTEIKFENEQAIWQILLAAVKEAVGRFNDIPAIDFDTEGKPDIPVFNPNAGMSAPKVDVNPSFNPFKQTAQPAKPSVPDGWEELYAGLGSGGEIRQSKLFEQSETDALDTGIEEGTIIPSVAMQPVAESLIEDKAPSHYQYKGCYIMTAVKSGLMIIDQHRAHIRILYEEYLRQLSEHKVHSQKVLFPEMVQFSVSDQMKLEQILPEMTEMGFQLDSLGGGSYAVNGVPAGIDGLNVVALINEMVASAMESGTSAKEEIDQALALSLARNAAIPQGQVLSSMEMDNIVNELFACSNVNYTPSGEPIIAIMKQPDIEHLFDN; from the coding sequence ATGAGTGATATTATACAACTTTTACCAGACAGTGTAGCCAACCAAATTGCAGCCGGTGAGGTTATCCAACGTCCAGCTTCGGTTATTAAGGAGTTGGTGGAAAACTCCATTGATGCTGGAGCAACGCATATTGATGTGTTGGTGGTTGATGCTGGTCGCACTTCTATTCAGGTAATCGATGATGGAAAGGGTATGTCGGAGACCGATGCACGCCTTTCTTTCGAGCGTCATGCCACGTCTAAGATTCGTAAGGCAGACGATCTTTTCTCACTTCGTACGATGGGTTTCCGTGGAGAGGCATTGGCTTCCATTGCTGCCGTGGCTCAGATAGAGCTGAAAACACGTATGGCAAGTGAGGATTTGGGTACACACCTGTCTATCGCTGGTAGTCGCTTTACTGGTCAAGAGCCTTGTTCTTGTCCTGTTGGAAGTAACTTTACGGTAGAAAACCTCTTCTTCAACGTCCCTGCTCGGCGCAAGTTCTTGAAGTCGAATACTACCGAACTCAATAATATCATCACTGCCTTTGAACGTATCGTATTGGTCTATCCGCAGATATCGTTTACCTTGCACAGTAATGGAACAGAACTGTTTAGTCTTCGTTCCTGCAGCTATCGTCAGCGTATTGTTGAAGTGTTTGGTAAGCGACTCAATCAAGATCTCCTTCCGATAGATGTTGACACAAGTCTTTGTCACATCCACGGCTTTGTTGGTAAGCCAGAGTCTGCACGTAAGAAAGCTCCCCATCAGTATTTCTTCGTCAACGACCGCTATATGAAACATCCTTATTTTCATAAGGCTGTTATAACGGCTTTCGACCGATTGATACCTCAGGGGGAACAGGTACCCTACTTCCTTTACTTTGATGTCCCAGCAGAGAACATCGATGTAAATATCCATCCGACTAAGACTGAGATAAAGTTTGAGAACGAGCAAGCTATCTGGCAGATTCTGCTTGCTGCTGTCAAAGAGGCTGTAGGACGCTTTAATGATATTCCTGCTATCGACTTTGATACAGAGGGGAAGCCTGATATTCCTGTATTTAATCCTAATGCGGGAATGTCTGCGCCAAAGGTTGATGTCAATCCGTCCTTTAATCCTTTCAAACAGACGGCTCAACCTGCTAAACCTTCAGTGCCAGACGGTTGGGAAGAACTCTATGCAGGCTTGGGTTCTGGCGGTGAAATCCGTCAGTCTAAGCTGTTTGAACAGAGCGAGACAGACGCATTAGACACTGGAATAGAGGAGGGGACAATCATTCCTTCAGTGGCTATGCAGCCCGTTGCAGAGTCGTTGATAGAAGACAAGGCACCCTCTCATTATCAGTATAAGGGCTGTTATATCATGACAGCGGTGAAGTCTGGACTTATGATTATTGACCAGCATCGTGCGCATATTCGTATTCTCTATGAGGAGTATCTGCGTCAATTGTCAGAACATAAGGTACATTCTCAGAAAGTTCTCTTCCCAGAGATGGTTCAATTCTCCGTATCCGACCAAATGAAACTTGAGCAGATACTTCCAGAAATGACAGAGATGGGCTTCCAACTCGATAGTCTTGGCGGTGGAAGTTATGCCGTTAATGGTGTTCCAGCAGGTATTGATGGATTGAATGTCGTTGCTTTGATTAATGAGATGGTGGCTTCAGCTATGGAGAGCGGAACGAGTGCAAAGGAGGAAATTGATCAAGCACTTGCATTGAGTCTTGCTCGTAATGCAGCCATACCACAGGGGCAAGTGCTGAGTAGTATGGAGATGGATAATATCGTCAACGAACTCTTTGCTTGTAGTAATGTTAACTACACGCCTTCTGGCGAACCCATAATTGCAATTATGAAGCAGCCTGATATCGAACATCTCTTCGATAATTGA
- a CDS encoding aspartate-semialdehyde dehydrogenase yields MKVAIIGASGAVGQEFLRILAERNFPMDELVLFGSKRSAGKKYTFKGKEYEVKLLQHNDDFKDVDIAFTSAGGGTSAEFAETITKYGAVMIDNSSQFRQDDDVPLVVPEINAEDALNRPRGIIANPNCTTIMMVVVLNPIDKLSHIKKIHISSYQSASGAGAAAMEELQQQYKELVETGEVKTVEKFPHQLAYNVIPQIDKMTENDYTKEEMKMFNETRKIMHSDVRTSATCVRVSSLRSHSEAVWFETERPLSVEEIREALKAAPGVTVVDDPQNYVYPMPLESAGHDDIYVGRIRKDLADDNGNTLWLTGDQIRKGAALNAVQIAEYLIKVGNVK; encoded by the coding sequence ATGAAAGTAGCAATTATTGGTGCCAGTGGTGCCGTAGGTCAGGAGTTCCTACGCATCTTAGCTGAGAGAAACTTCCCAATGGACGAGCTTGTCCTCTTTGGTTCAAAGCGTTCAGCTGGTAAGAAATATACATTCAAGGGTAAGGAATACGAGGTAAAACTGCTCCAGCACAACGATGATTTCAAGGATGTAGACATCGCTTTCACCAGTGCAGGTGGCGGTACTTCTGCTGAATTTGCTGAGACTATCACCAAGTATGGTGCTGTCATGATTGACAATTCAAGTCAGTTCCGTCAAGATGATGATGTGCCATTGGTTGTTCCAGAGATTAATGCCGAAGATGCATTGAACCGTCCACGTGGTATCATTGCCAACCCTAATTGTACTACTATTATGATGGTTGTCGTATTGAATCCAATCGATAAGCTCAGCCATATCAAGAAGATACATATCAGCAGCTATCAGAGTGCTTCTGGTGCAGGTGCTGCCGCTATGGAAGAGTTGCAACAACAGTACAAGGAACTTGTTGAGACTGGTGAGGTGAAGACTGTTGAGAAGTTCCCACATCAGTTGGCATACAATGTCATCCCACAGATTGACAAGATGACCGAGAACGACTATACGAAGGAAGAGATGAAAATGTTCAACGAAACACGTAAGATTATGCACTCTGACGTGCGTACTTCTGCAACCTGTGTTCGCGTGTCTTCTCTCCGCAGTCACTCTGAGGCTGTATGGTTTGAGACCGAGCGTCCACTCTCTGTTGAGGAGATTCGTGAGGCGTTGAAGGCTGCTCCAGGTGTCACTGTCGTTGATGATCCACAGAATTACGTCTACCCAATGCCACTTGAGAGTGCTGGTCACGATGATATCTATGTGGGCCGTATCCGTAAAGACCTTGCTGATGACAATGGCAATACGCTTTGGCTCACAGGTGATCAGATTCGTAAGGGTGCCGCATTGAATGCTGTACAAATTGCAGAGTACTTGATTAAGGTGGGGAATGTAAAGTAA
- a CDS encoding OstA-like protein, producing the protein MILCLFGLWQSQSLQAQNVTEKKGDKFYIDHASNLRHNQMEMPDVMIAKGDVRFRYKGMTLKCDSAYFNEKSNWFKAFSRVHITRPGGVTLDCQRLHYDGFAQMVHIRGKVIAREPGRSLRCDSLDYNTASKVANYFGGRGTLVYNGNTVIADQGDYNTETHDANFFGDVVMFTPKYRINTPEAHGNTETGLVHVIGKSVIKTAKGEVVHTNDGTYNSKTDQMELNGRSAITSPKQDVEGDNIIYNSSTGEAEGHGNVKIVDKANNRTIIGQDVFYNEKTGHSNARGNVKIDDRKAQRVITGDEVTYNAKTGYSSGRGNVKIVDKLKQRTVTGRDLTYNSNTHEGTGEGNVYYIDYKGKHAFYGDYLHYTDSAAIAFGGNPGPVAKDFSQGDTLYVHADTISMKGFHMNTPQMYREIYGVNNVRAYRTDVQAVCGFMVANTKDSCLTMYDYPIVWSGTRQLVGDSIKAYMNDSTIRQAFVYGNAFSIERLPEPKYYNQISSNDMRADFVDGALRRVDAWGNVEVIFYHTDKDSTLIGHNYTETDTLRMFISPIRKLQKIWMSKSNGVISPMTQIPPDKLTLPRFELFDEARPKDKNDIFRLAPRKTNATVRNSRVTLPPRQQIE; encoded by the coding sequence ATGATTCTATGCCTGTTTGGGCTATGGCAATCGCAGTCGCTTCAGGCACAGAATGTAACGGAAAAGAAGGGTGATAAGTTCTATATTGACCATGCCAGTAATCTACGTCATAATCAGATGGAGATGCCTGATGTGATGATTGCTAAAGGTGATGTTCGTTTTCGTTATAAGGGAATGACGCTTAAGTGCGATAGTGCTTACTTTAATGAGAAATCAAATTGGTTCAAAGCTTTTAGCCGTGTACACATTACTCGTCCTGGTGGCGTGACCCTTGATTGCCAACGTCTCCATTATGATGGCTTTGCACAGATGGTTCATATACGTGGCAAGGTGATAGCAAGAGAGCCTGGTAGGTCTCTCCGTTGTGATAGTTTGGATTATAACACAGCTTCAAAGGTAGCAAACTACTTTGGTGGACGTGGTACGTTGGTTTACAATGGTAATACGGTTATTGCCGATCAGGGCGATTACAATACAGAAACACACGATGCCAACTTCTTTGGTGACGTGGTTATGTTTACGCCAAAGTATCGTATTAATACTCCAGAGGCGCATGGTAATACCGAGACAGGTCTGGTGCATGTCATTGGTAAGTCGGTTATCAAGACTGCCAAAGGTGAGGTTGTGCATACAAATGATGGTACCTACAATAGTAAGACCGACCAAATGGAACTTAATGGACGTTCAGCTATCACTTCTCCTAAGCAGGATGTTGAAGGTGATAATATTATCTATAACAGTTCAACTGGTGAGGCTGAAGGTCATGGTAATGTGAAGATTGTAGACAAAGCAAACAACCGTACAATCATTGGGCAGGATGTATTCTATAATGAGAAGACCGGACATAGTAACGCACGTGGTAATGTTAAGATAGATGATCGTAAGGCACAGCGTGTCATTACGGGTGATGAGGTGACTTATAATGCGAAGACAGGCTATAGTTCTGGACGAGGAAATGTGAAGATTGTGGATAAGTTAAAGCAACGCACGGTGACAGGTCGTGATCTTACCTATAATAGTAATACGCACGAGGGGACTGGCGAAGGCAACGTCTACTACATCGATTATAAGGGTAAGCACGCATTCTATGGTGATTACTTGCATTATACAGACTCTGCAGCGATAGCCTTTGGAGGTAATCCTGGTCCTGTAGCCAAGGACTTTTCACAAGGTGACACGCTCTATGTTCATGCGGATACCATTAGTATGAAGGGCTTTCACATGAACACTCCACAGATGTATCGTGAGATATATGGTGTGAACAATGTTCGTGCTTATCGCACAGACGTGCAGGCTGTATGTGGATTTATGGTCGCCAATACTAAGGATTCATGTCTGACGATGTATGATTATCCTATCGTTTGGAGCGGTACACGACAGTTGGTGGGCGATTCTATCAAGGCTTATATGAATGACTCTACTATCCGTCAGGCATTTGTTTATGGCAATGCTTTCTCAATAGAGAGACTTCCTGAACCCAAGTACTATAATCAGATATCCTCTAATGACATGCGAGCCGACTTTGTTGATGGTGCACTTCGACGTGTTGATGCGTGGGGAAATGTAGAAGTAATCTTCTATCATACCGATAAAGACAGTACGCTCATTGGACATAATTATACGGAGACAGACACACTTCGGATGTTTATATCACCCATACGAAAGTTGCAAAAGATATGGATGTCGAAGTCGAATGGCGTGATTAGTCCAATGACACAGATACCACCTGACAAGTTGACGCTACCTCGCTTTGAACTTTTCGATGAGGCACGACCTAAGGATAAGAATGATATCTTCCGATTGGCTCCACGTAAGACGAATGCAACGGTACGTAATTCGCGAGTGACATTACCACCACGTCAGCAGATAGAGTGA